In one window of Alphaproteobacteria bacterium DNA:
- a CDS encoding glutamate synthase subunit beta yields the protein MGKVTGFIEIERHDRTYKPAADRIRNYEEFVIPLEERDLERQAARCMDCGIPFCHSGCPVNNQIPDWNDLVYNADWEEASRNLHSTNNFPEFTGRICPAPCEAACTLNIDDNPVTIKTIECAIVDKAWEEGWIKPQPADVKTGKKVAVVGAGPAGMAAAQQLARAGHDVHLFEKNEAIGGLLRFGIPDFKMEKHLIDRRGEQMVAEGVTLHCGVHVGVDIAAAELDAQHDAVLLCGGSEAPRDLPVEGRDLDGVHFAMDFLPQQNRRVAGSNQDGDVEPILASQKNVVVIGGGDTGSDCIGTSLRQGALSVVQLEIMPEPPEKEDKGLTWPHWPLKMRTSSSQAEGAERDFSVTTNSIGGENGHVTHINCQRVDEKFQPIQGTEFELKADLVLLAMGFLHPVAEGMLRELDVELDERGNVKADTNAYRTSRDKIFTAGDMRRGQSLVVWAIREGRQAARAVDEFLMGSTVLPR from the coding sequence ATGGGCAAGGTAACGGGTTTCATCGAGATCGAGCGGCACGACCGCACCTACAAGCCGGCGGCCGACCGTATTCGGAATTACGAGGAGTTCGTGATTCCGCTGGAGGAGCGTGACCTGGAACGCCAGGCGGCGCGCTGCATGGATTGCGGCATACCGTTCTGCCATAGCGGCTGCCCGGTCAATAACCAGATCCCGGACTGGAACGACCTCGTCTACAACGCGGATTGGGAAGAGGCGTCGCGCAACCTGCATTCGACGAACAATTTTCCCGAATTCACAGGCCGTATCTGCCCGGCGCCTTGTGAAGCCGCCTGCACCCTGAATATCGACGACAATCCTGTCACCATCAAAACCATCGAATGCGCGATTGTCGACAAGGCGTGGGAGGAGGGCTGGATCAAGCCCCAGCCCGCGGATGTGAAAACCGGCAAGAAAGTTGCCGTCGTCGGCGCGGGACCGGCTGGCATGGCTGCCGCCCAGCAACTGGCGCGCGCCGGGCACGACGTTCATCTTTTCGAGAAGAACGAGGCGATCGGCGGTTTGCTGCGCTTCGGCATTCCCGATTTCAAGATGGAAAAGCATCTGATCGACCGTCGTGGCGAACAGATGGTCGCCGAGGGCGTGACATTACATTGTGGTGTCCATGTGGGCGTTGACATTGCCGCCGCGGAACTCGACGCGCAGCATGACGCCGTCCTGCTCTGTGGTGGTTCGGAAGCACCGCGCGACCTGCCCGTCGAGGGACGCGACCTGGACGGTGTCCATTTCGCCATGGATTTCCTTCCCCAGCAAAATCGCCGGGTCGCGGGCAGCAACCAGGATGGCGATGTCGAGCCGATCCTGGCCTCCCAGAAGAATGTCGTCGTCATTGGCGGTGGCGATACCGGTTCCGACTGCATCGGCACGTCGCTTCGACAAGGTGCCCTTTCGGTGGTCCAGCTTGAAATCATGCCGGAACCGCCCGAGAAAGAAGACAAAGGTCTGACCTGGCCCCATTGGCCGCTCAAGATGCGCACATCGTCGAGCCAGGCCGAAGGCGCCGAGCGCGATTTTTCCGTCACCACCAATAGTATCGGCGGTGAGAACGGGCATGTGACGCACATCAACTGCCAGCGCGTGGATGAGAAATTCCAGCCCATCCAGGGCACGGAGTTCGAACTCAAGGCCGACCTCGTGCTGTTGGCGATGGGCTTCCTGCACCCCGTCGCCGAAGGCATGCTTCGCGAGCTCGACGTCGAACTCGATGAGCGCGGCAACGTGAAGGCCGACACCAACGCCTACCGGACGTCCCGGGACAAGATTTTTACCGCCGGCGATATGCGGCGCGGCCAGTCTCTTGTCGTATGGGCCATCCGCGAAGGACGCCAGGCCGCGCGAGCAGTGGACGAGTTCCTGATGGGCAGCACGGTGTTGCCGCGTTAG
- a CDS encoding TraR/DksA family transcriptional regulator: protein MRLCELTDRSEEIDHELSETADDDWSENAYESENDEVLEEVGDLALDEIRKIKLALSKIGAGTFGDCVTCGDSIAEKRLEALPYATQCINCASGVGAG, encoded by the coding sequence TTGCGGCTTTGTGAATTGACGGACCGGTCTGAGGAAATAGATCACGAGTTGAGCGAGACGGCCGATGACGATTGGTCCGAGAATGCCTACGAATCGGAGAATGACGAAGTTCTCGAAGAAGTCGGTGACCTGGCTCTCGACGAGATCCGAAAGATCAAACTCGCATTGTCGAAAATCGGAGCCGGCACATTTGGTGATTGCGTGACCTGTGGTGACTCCATCGCTGAAAAGCGACTTGAAGCCCTGCCATACGCAACCCAATGCATTAACTGTGCCTCGGGCGTTGGCGCGGGATGA
- a CDS encoding CHAT domain-containing protein — MFICLLIVNPVGPLAAQPTPTVETLNADVDRLVAAFDFDGAYKVLAMVRSLLANESEPDGTEILTTDIMLGVLARATRRYRESDIHLSRAEAAVNTVFADPVEQGYHLAWARQERAINFLELGRYRRAARLAINAFETRQSATPNDFNRLMSDAMVTVRAFVNLEQWHDAMLFLGKGIDLLPKMRLEGDLTDINTFAVLLTQTLHELGQLDFAADYPQNHFELAAAIDLHVSDNTRAQLAYHRTIALTKQGNFQAALAETDAALIQVDNGAEVSRRSIAQLWHARGVAALHAGSLETANDALSQADAHFMRLSNGESRVDRLRVNVDQAALIVERGAPFEGFPDLFQDIAERIREEATRMALGRRDWHEVRLRQMRVITRRAIDLMANVQADQRQPQWPTNVVAFHLAQLARFGETGAAVSQMAARVAAGSGDLAQLIRRRENALEERIQAEHQLTQLAGRQGAPATSQRSTALATRLEILDRELSSIDTRLGKEFPSFSELVTPTIIDWERIAASIHRYPSEVILFYVVGEQNSLVWAFNGGGIGARYIPAGRAELEDRIRRLRRSLDPTGISRVGDVKPYDLELAHDLYKLLVEPAQGLLFDTRTKHIIVVPDGPLTGLPFEILVSQLPDPAVAYDRPFEKYRKARWLGLDYAISVAPTISAFAVLRETAGVSGAPQPFLGIGDPILGEHPAQRNDQPWPTPSRDAAGEWIISVQRSAGALPFALFRDGRGNVDALRKLPSLPETAQELAAIARSLGADNTALMLREHATERAVRQRGDLSEFRVVAFATHGLTAGELDGSVEPALVLTPPDTASDDDDGLLTSSEITQLQLDADWVILSACNTAAPDGTPGASALSGLARAFFHAGARTLLVSHWSVVSDVASLYTREMLASLARTPEMGRAEAARRAKQIIITDAQKDYYAHPLFWGPFSVVGEGWARIPALPKETEPGTSTK, encoded by the coding sequence GTGTTCATCTGCCTGCTGATCGTGAATCCCGTCGGGCCGCTTGCCGCGCAGCCAACACCGACAGTTGAAACGCTGAATGCGGACGTCGACCGGCTAGTGGCGGCGTTCGACTTCGACGGGGCGTACAAGGTCTTGGCAATGGTGCGCAGCTTGCTGGCCAATGAATCGGAACCGGACGGGACAGAAATCCTGACAACCGACATCATGCTCGGTGTCCTCGCCAGGGCTACCCGGCGTTATCGGGAATCGGATATCCATCTTTCGCGGGCTGAAGCCGCCGTGAATACCGTCTTTGCAGATCCCGTCGAGCAGGGTTATCACCTTGCCTGGGCACGCCAGGAACGCGCAATCAATTTTCTTGAACTCGGTCGGTACCGACGCGCTGCAAGGCTTGCCATCAATGCATTCGAAACCCGGCAGTCGGCAACTCCGAACGACTTCAATCGCTTGATGTCCGATGCGATGGTAACCGTGCGCGCGTTCGTGAATCTCGAGCAATGGCACGACGCGATGCTGTTCCTGGGAAAAGGTATAGATCTGCTTCCGAAAATGCGTCTGGAGGGAGATCTCACGGACATAAACACGTTCGCCGTCCTTCTGACGCAGACACTTCATGAGTTGGGCCAGCTCGACTTCGCCGCAGACTACCCGCAGAACCACTTCGAGCTGGCGGCAGCGATTGACCTCCATGTGTCTGACAATACCCGCGCCCAACTCGCATACCACCGCACGATCGCCCTGACCAAACAGGGAAATTTCCAGGCCGCGCTTGCTGAAACCGATGCCGCGCTGATCCAGGTGGACAATGGCGCCGAGGTCAGCCGGAGGTCCATCGCACAACTCTGGCACGCGAGAGGCGTTGCCGCACTCCATGCCGGTTCTCTCGAGACTGCGAACGATGCGCTCTCGCAAGCCGACGCCCACTTCATGCGCCTCTCAAACGGCGAGAGTCGGGTCGACCGTCTTCGGGTAAACGTCGACCAAGCGGCACTGATCGTCGAACGAGGCGCGCCCTTCGAGGGATTTCCGGACCTTTTCCAGGACATCGCAGAGCGGATACGCGAAGAGGCGACGCGAATGGCCCTGGGACGCCGGGACTGGCATGAAGTCCGGTTGCGGCAAATGCGTGTCATCACCCGACGCGCCATCGACCTGATGGCGAATGTGCAGGCCGATCAGCGTCAGCCGCAATGGCCAACAAACGTTGTGGCGTTCCACCTCGCACAACTCGCGCGTTTCGGAGAAACCGGTGCCGCGGTTAGCCAGATGGCTGCGCGGGTTGCCGCAGGCAGCGGAGACCTTGCGCAACTCATCCGCCGCCGCGAAAACGCCTTGGAGGAACGCATACAAGCCGAACATCAGCTGACCCAGCTTGCCGGACGGCAAGGTGCGCCCGCAACCTCGCAGAGGAGCACCGCGCTCGCCACCCGCCTGGAGATTCTTGATCGCGAACTGTCGTCGATAGACACGCGACTTGGCAAAGAGTTTCCGTCATTTTCGGAACTCGTCACGCCGACCATTATCGACTGGGAACGGATCGCTGCCTCCATTCACCGCTATCCGAGCGAAGTTATTCTGTTTTACGTCGTCGGCGAGCAAAACTCGCTGGTATGGGCGTTCAATGGTGGTGGCATCGGCGCGCGCTATATCCCTGCCGGGCGCGCAGAGCTAGAGGACAGGATACGACGCCTCCGGCGAAGCCTTGACCCAACAGGAATTTCACGGGTTGGCGACGTCAAGCCATACGATTTGGAATTGGCACACGATCTCTACAAACTTCTGGTCGAGCCCGCTCAGGGACTGCTGTTCGACACCAGGACCAAGCATATCATCGTGGTGCCGGATGGACCGCTCACGGGCTTGCCCTTTGAAATTCTGGTCTCGCAGCTTCCCGATCCGGCGGTGGCTTACGATCGGCCCTTCGAGAAATACCGAAAGGCCCGCTGGCTGGGATTGGACTATGCCATTTCGGTCGCACCGACGATTTCGGCTTTCGCGGTTTTGCGTGAAACTGCCGGAGTGTCCGGCGCACCGCAACCATTCCTCGGCATCGGCGATCCAATTCTTGGCGAACACCCCGCGCAGCGCAATGACCAGCCTTGGCCGACGCCTTCCCGTGACGCCGCCGGCGAATGGATCATCTCCGTACAGCGTTCCGCCGGTGCGCTGCCGTTCGCGCTGTTCCGGGACGGGCGCGGCAATGTCGACGCCCTGCGCAAACTTCCTTCCTTGCCGGAAACGGCACAGGAGCTTGCCGCGATTGCCCGGAGCCTCGGCGCCGACAATACTGCCCTGATGTTGCGCGAGCACGCCACCGAGCGTGCTGTTCGCCAACGCGGGGATCTCAGCGAGTTTCGTGTCGTTGCCTTTGCCACCCACGGCTTGACCGCAGGCGAGCTCGACGGGTCGGTCGAGCCGGCATTGGTCCTGACACCGCCCGACACGGCCAGCGATGACGACGATGGCCTGTTGACCTCAAGCGAGATTACCCAGCTTCAGCTCGACGCCGATTGGGTGATTCTGTCGGCCTGCAACACCGCTGCACCGGACGGAACACCCGGTGCATCCGCCCTGTCCGGACTGGCGCGCGCATTCTTTCACGCCGGTGCACGCACACTCCTGGTCTCCCATTGGAGTGTCGTGTCAGACGTTGCCAGTCTGTACACGCGCGAAATGCTGGCCAGTCTTGCACGGACCCCCGAAATGGGGCGTGCCGAGGCGGCACGTCGGGCCAAGCAGATCATTATCACCGACGCACAGAAAGACTATTACGCCCACCCGCTTTTCTGGGGGCCATTCTCCGTTGTCGGCGAAGGCTGGGCGCGCATTCCTGCCCTGCCGAAGGAAACCGAACCAGGTACGTCCACGAAATAG
- the gltB gene encoding glutamate synthase large subunit — MRKREGLYHPAHEHDACGIGMICSIRNERSRKIVEDGLNILCNLEHRGAVGADPKAGDGAGILIQLPHEFFAVEAERLGFELPPPNHYGVAQLFMPRDPARQALIEAAYQMAADQEGMSVLGWRDVPVDSSILGETVKPTEPLHRQVFIGRGADIADDDTFERKLYVMRKTASSHIRSNHLEWANEYYPASCSSRTIVYKGLVLADGVVKYYKDLQDERVISALALVHQRFSTNTFPSWPLAHPYRMICHNGEINTLRGNNNWMAARQATMSSPVFGDDMQKLWPISYEGQSDSACFDNALELLYQGGYSLPHAMMMMIPEAWAGNPLMDDSLRAFYEYNAALMEPWDGPAAIAFTDGKVIGATLDRNGLRPARYLETKDGFVLLASEMGVLDIPEENIARKWRLQPGKMLLIDLEKGKTISDGDLKAELIASHPYKEWLANTQIRVRDLPDVGRSPAVSPTPLLNRQQAFGYSEEDLKFLMMPMAHTGQEATGAMGTDTPISALSSRSKPLASYFKQLFAQVTNPPIDPIREEIVMSLVSFIGPRPNLLDLEGTSTLKRLEVRQPIISNSGLEKIRAIGDIADNQFMTQTLDITYGVGRGAAYMEEAIDNICARAEESVGQGYNIIILSDRLLGPDRVAIPSLLATSAVHHYLIRKGLRTSVGLVVETGEAREVQHFATLAGFGAEAINPWLAFETLEDLREKFDEELNIEQINRRFTKAIDKGLLKVMSKMGISTYQSYCGAQIFDAVGLKSSFVEKYFTGTHTAVEGVGLEEIARETLERHAHAFGNDPVYKGALDVGGEYAFRIRGEKHAWTPETVADLQHAVRGELPDKYRSYAAAINAQDEQLMTLRGLFRLRSAEESGRAPVPLDDVEPAADIVKRFATGAMSFGSISREAHTNLAIAMNRIGGKSNTGEGGEEVDRFTPMDNGDSMRSAIKQVASGRFGVTTEYLVNSDMIQIKMAQGAKPGEGGQLPGHKVDAVIAKVRHSTAGVGLISPPPHHDIYSIEDLAQLIFDLKNTNSSADISVKLVSEVGVGTVAAGVSKARADHVTISGFEGGTGASPLTSIKHAGSPWEIGLAETQQTLVMNDLRGRISVQVDGGLRTGRDVVVGALLGADEFGFATAPLIASGCIMMRKCHLNTCPVGIATQDPELRKKFTGKPEHVVNFFFYVAEEVRELMAAMGFRTFNEMIGQTDMLDTDTAVEHWKAKGLDFGKLFFKPVEADLVDIHRTRDQDHPIKDILDRKFIDVARPAIDEGTPVQAAFPIRNTDRTAGTMLSGEIARKYGHAGLPEDTIWLKLKGVAGQSFGAWVAHGVTLDLEGEANDYVGKGLSGGKLIVRPAPESGIDPDESMIVGNTVLYGAVTGECYFRGIAGERFAVRNSGAIAVVEGTGDHGCEYMTGGIVVVLGETGRNFAAGMSGGIAYVLDEAGDFEGRCNLAMVDLEPVEGEAEEMEKLHLSDNESHGLVDVGSDMTRFDAERLRQLIQNHAHYTASTRAQHILDNWDEYLPKFVKIMPVEYRRALQEMQVEQTGEMNIGMRRG; from the coding sequence ATGCGCAAGCGCGAGGGTTTGTATCACCCGGCGCATGAGCATGATGCGTGTGGCATTGGCATGATTTGCTCGATCCGCAACGAGCGCAGCCGAAAGATCGTCGAGGACGGTCTGAATATTCTGTGCAATCTCGAACATCGGGGCGCGGTTGGCGCGGACCCGAAGGCCGGAGACGGCGCCGGTATCCTTATCCAGCTGCCGCATGAGTTCTTCGCGGTGGAGGCCGAGCGTCTCGGTTTCGAACTGCCGCCACCGAACCATTATGGCGTGGCCCAATTGTTCATGCCGCGAGATCCCGCGCGGCAAGCCTTGATCGAGGCGGCGTATCAGATGGCCGCGGATCAAGAGGGGATGTCGGTTCTCGGCTGGCGCGATGTACCTGTTGATTCGTCCATTCTCGGCGAAACGGTCAAACCGACGGAGCCGTTGCACCGTCAGGTGTTCATCGGACGTGGCGCTGACATTGCCGATGACGATACGTTCGAGCGCAAGCTCTATGTCATGCGGAAAACGGCGTCGAGCCACATTCGAAGCAATCATCTCGAATGGGCGAACGAGTATTATCCTGCGTCCTGTTCGTCGCGCACGATCGTCTATAAGGGCCTCGTCCTCGCCGACGGCGTGGTGAAGTATTACAAGGATCTGCAGGACGAGCGCGTGATCTCCGCGCTGGCGCTGGTTCATCAGCGTTTCTCCACCAACACATTTCCGTCCTGGCCGCTGGCGCATCCTTACCGGATGATTTGTCACAACGGTGAAATCAACACCCTGCGCGGCAACAACAACTGGATGGCCGCGCGTCAGGCAACGATGTCTTCCCCGGTATTCGGCGACGACATGCAGAAGCTCTGGCCGATCTCCTATGAAGGACAGTCGGACTCGGCCTGTTTCGACAATGCCCTGGAGCTGCTCTATCAGGGAGGCTACTCCCTTCCGCACGCGATGATGATGATGATCCCTGAAGCGTGGGCCGGGAACCCGTTGATGGATGATTCGCTGCGCGCCTTCTACGAGTACAACGCGGCGCTGATGGAGCCGTGGGATGGCCCCGCGGCGATCGCGTTTACGGACGGCAAGGTGATCGGCGCCACGCTGGACCGAAACGGGTTGCGGCCGGCGCGTTATCTCGAGACGAAGGACGGGTTTGTGTTGCTCGCGTCGGAAATGGGCGTGCTCGACATCCCGGAAGAAAATATTGCGCGCAAGTGGCGCCTCCAGCCCGGCAAGATGCTGTTGATCGATCTCGAGAAGGGCAAGACCATCTCGGACGGGGATTTGAAGGCGGAACTCATCGCGAGCCACCCCTACAAGGAATGGCTGGCGAACACGCAGATCAGGGTTCGTGATCTGCCGGACGTCGGGCGTTCGCCGGCGGTCTCCCCAACACCGTTGCTTAATCGACAACAGGCGTTCGGCTATTCCGAAGAGGATCTCAAATTCCTCATGATGCCGATGGCCCATACCGGGCAGGAGGCTACCGGTGCCATGGGCACGGACACGCCGATATCGGCATTGTCGTCGAGGTCCAAGCCGCTCGCCTCCTATTTCAAGCAGCTCTTCGCCCAGGTCACGAACCCGCCGATCGATCCGATTCGCGAAGAGATTGTGATGTCGCTGGTATCGTTCATCGGACCGCGGCCCAACCTGCTCGATCTGGAAGGCACATCGACCCTGAAGCGGCTGGAAGTGCGCCAACCGATCATCTCGAACAGCGGGTTGGAGAAAATTCGTGCGATCGGGGACATCGCCGACAACCAGTTCATGACCCAGACCCTCGACATCACCTATGGCGTCGGGCGCGGTGCGGCGTATATGGAAGAGGCGATCGATAATATCTGCGCGCGTGCAGAGGAAAGTGTAGGCCAGGGTTACAACATCATTATCCTGTCAGACCGTCTCCTCGGCCCGGACCGCGTCGCGATCCCGTCACTCCTGGCCACGTCGGCGGTACATCACTACCTGATACGCAAGGGTCTGCGCACATCGGTCGGACTGGTCGTTGAGACGGGTGAGGCCCGCGAAGTGCAGCATTTCGCGACGCTGGCTGGCTTCGGCGCAGAAGCGATCAACCCCTGGCTTGCCTTTGAAACCCTCGAGGATCTTCGAGAGAAGTTCGACGAAGAACTCAACATTGAGCAGATCAACAGACGATTCACAAAGGCCATCGACAAGGGCCTGTTGAAGGTCATGTCCAAGATGGGCATTTCGACCTATCAGTCCTATTGCGGCGCACAGATTTTCGATGCGGTCGGCCTGAAGTCATCGTTCGTCGAAAAATACTTCACCGGAACCCACACGGCGGTCGAGGGTGTCGGGCTGGAGGAAATCGCTCGCGAGACGCTGGAGCGCCACGCGCACGCATTTGGGAACGACCCGGTCTACAAGGGAGCGCTCGACGTCGGTGGGGAGTATGCGTTTCGAATCCGGGGCGAGAAACATGCCTGGACGCCGGAGACTGTCGCGGATCTGCAGCACGCCGTGCGTGGCGAATTGCCGGACAAATACAGGTCCTATGCAGCCGCGATCAACGCGCAGGACGAACAGCTGATGACCCTGCGGGGGCTGTTCCGCCTGAGATCGGCCGAGGAATCCGGCCGGGCGCCCGTGCCGCTCGATGATGTCGAGCCGGCGGCCGATATCGTGAAACGTTTTGCAACCGGTGCGATGTCGTTCGGCTCGATCAGCCGCGAGGCACACACGAATCTGGCGATCGCCATGAATCGGATCGGCGGCAAGTCGAACACCGGCGAGGGCGGCGAGGAAGTGGACCGTTTCACGCCCATGGACAACGGTGATTCCATGCGCTCCGCGATCAAGCAGGTCGCGTCTGGCCGGTTCGGGGTAACGACGGAATATCTCGTCAACTCCGACATGATTCAAATCAAGATGGCCCAGGGCGCGAAGCCCGGGGAGGGGGGACAGCTGCCAGGCCACAAGGTCGATGCGGTCATCGCCAAGGTGCGTCACTCCACGGCCGGCGTCGGTCTCATTTCGCCGCCGCCACATCATGACATCTATTCGATCGAGGATTTGGCGCAGCTGATCTTCGATCTGAAGAACACCAACTCCAGCGCTGACATCAGCGTCAAGCTGGTCTCGGAGGTCGGGGTTGGGACGGTCGCTGCGGGCGTTTCGAAGGCGCGAGCGGACCATGTCACGATTTCGGGCTTCGAGGGTGGAACCGGCGCCTCGCCGCTGACGTCGATCAAGCATGCGGGCTCGCCGTGGGAGATCGGCCTGGCCGAGACCCAGCAGACCCTCGTGATGAATGATTTGCGGGGCCGCATTTCCGTGCAGGTCGATGGCGGTCTGCGGACCGGCCGCGACGTTGTCGTGGGTGCGCTTCTCGGGGCGGACGAGTTCGGATTTGCCACCGCGCCGTTGATCGCATCGGGCTGCATCATGATGCGCAAATGCCATCTGAACACCTGCCCGGTCGGGATCGCGACCCAGGACCCCGAACTCCGCAAGAAATTCACCGGGAAACCCGAGCATGTGGTGAATTTCTTCTTCTATGTTGCCGAGGAAGTCCGCGAACTCATGGCCGCGATGGGCTTCCGGACGTTCAACGAGATGATCGGCCAGACGGATATGCTCGATACGGACACCGCGGTCGAACATTGGAAGGCCAAGGGGCTGGATTTCGGTAAGCTTTTCTTCAAGCCGGTCGAGGCGGACCTTGTCGATATCCATCGCACGCGCGACCAGGACCATCCGATCAAGGACATTCTGGACCGCAAGTTCATCGACGTTGCCAGGCCGGCAATCGATGAAGGGACACCCGTCCAGGCGGCGTTCCCGATCCGGAACACGGATCGCACGGCGGGGACGATGTTGTCGGGTGAGATTGCCAGAAAATACGGTCATGCCGGGCTGCCGGAAGACACGATCTGGCTTAAGTTGAAGGGTGTGGCAGGCCAGAGCTTCGGCGCATGGGTTGCACATGGCGTGACTCTCGATCTCGAGGGTGAGGCCAACGACTATGTCGGCAAGGGCCTCTCGGGCGGCAAGCTCATCGTGCGTCCAGCACCGGAAAGCGGCATCGATCCCGATGAGAGCATGATCGTCGGTAACACCGTCCTCTATGGTGCGGTGACCGGTGAGTGCTATTTCCGCGGCATTGCCGGCGAGCGATTTGCGGTGCGCAATTCCGGTGCGATCGCCGTGGTCGAAGGCACCGGCGATCACGGCTGCGAGTATATGACAGGCGGTATCGTGGTCGTGCTGGGTGAGACCGGTCGTAATTTTGCGGCGGGCATGTCGGGTGGAATTGCGTATGTGCTCGACGAAGCCGGCGATTTCGAGGGGCGCTGCAATCTGGCGATGGTCGATCTCGAACCTGTCGAGGGTGAGGCCGAAGAGATGGAGAAACTGCATCTCTCGGACAATGAATCCCATGGACTGGTGGATGTCGGGTCCGATATGACCCGGTTTGACGCAGAGCGATTACGGCAATTGATCCAGAACCATGCGCACTACACGGCGTCCACGCGTGCGCAGCATATTCTCGACAATTGGGACGAGTATTTGCCGAAATTCGTGAAAATTATGCCGGTGGAGTATCGCCGCGCCCTGCAGGAAATGCAGGTCGAGCAGACCGGCGAAATGAACATCGGCATGCGGAGAGGCTAA
- a CDS encoding 2OG-Fe(II) oxygenase family protein: MFESSQMLPLFAVPVWAQVLEADVAGPLNAHLLGQLDSLKPETANDTDGWQTRNDLHTLDPFGQMVEVIGESSKRVLEMLKVAPAPFEITGCWMNIKPRGIGHPLHSHQNNYLSGVYYVKAPEGADQISFHDTRMERRVIIPRFTEETPLTARTMHIPVKTGILIMFPSWLQHSVVANPTEEMRVSLSFNIMFSNFTTTQAKPNWNWADVEMGGAV; the protein is encoded by the coding sequence ATGTTCGAAAGTTCGCAAATGTTGCCGCTTTTCGCGGTTCCCGTCTGGGCGCAGGTCCTCGAGGCCGACGTTGCCGGTCCGCTGAATGCGCATCTGCTTGGGCAACTCGATTCGTTGAAGCCCGAGACGGCCAATGACACGGATGGTTGGCAGACCCGCAACGACCTGCACACGCTGGACCCTTTCGGGCAGATGGTGGAGGTCATCGGAGAGTCGAGCAAACGGGTGCTCGAAATGCTCAAGGTCGCGCCCGCGCCATTTGAGATCACCGGCTGCTGGATGAATATCAAGCCGCGTGGCATTGGCCACCCGCTGCACAGTCACCAGAATAATTATCTGAGCGGTGTTTATTATGTGAAGGCCCCGGAAGGCGCCGACCAGATCAGCTTTCACGACACACGGATGGAGCGACGGGTCATTATCCCGCGGTTCACCGAAGAGACACCCCTGACGGCGCGCACCATGCATATCCCGGTGAAGACCGGCATTCTGATCATGTTCCCGTCATGGCTGCAGCACTCGGTTGTGGCAAACCCGACGGAAGAGATGCGCGTCAGTCTCTCGTTCAACATCATGTTTTCCAACTTCACGACCACCCAGGCGAAACCAAACTGGAACTGGGCCGATGTGGAGATGGGTGGGGCTGTCTAG